The Cyclobacteriaceae bacterium genome includes a region encoding these proteins:
- a CDS encoding DUF4340 domain-containing protein, whose translation MQRKRNIYLLIVLVFLILVSSSLYIFDGSEVKVDIDRNLFKPAESEKIDQVTIQSPSQNIELKFDNNHWKVNNTWEADSRMIKVLFATLTQAEPKRPVAATLRDSIKLLLEKTGTRISLSEGGQKIQEFITGGNAAKTETWFLKEGDSQPYIMTIPGYRVYVGGILELDENGWRNKRVFDFYWQNFKSLTSTYPKDPKQGFEIERKSRYFGIKDVANADTTKVNDYLDAVSLLFASKFLSSGQKRVDSLMTTVPAVKIEVRDIANRSFTLELFTPGKQDNEVYGRMADGQILTLEKSKVAEIVRRKDYFLINKGN comes from the coding sequence ATGCAGAGAAAAAGAAACATATATCTTCTCATTGTTCTGGTATTCCTAATACTGGTCAGCAGCTCATTGTACATTTTCGACGGAAGTGAAGTGAAGGTAGACATCGACCGTAATCTTTTTAAGCCTGCTGAGTCTGAGAAAATTGATCAGGTGACGATCCAATCGCCATCACAGAACATTGAATTAAAGTTTGACAACAATCATTGGAAGGTGAATAATACCTGGGAAGCAGATTCCAGAATGATTAAAGTGTTATTTGCAACTCTTACACAAGCTGAACCCAAAAGACCCGTTGCTGCAACATTAAGGGACTCTATAAAATTATTGCTTGAAAAAACGGGTACACGCATTTCACTTTCCGAAGGCGGACAGAAGATCCAGGAATTTATAACAGGAGGAAATGCAGCAAAGACGGAGACATGGTTTTTAAAAGAGGGGGATTCGCAACCTTATATTATGACGATTCCGGGTTACAGGGTTTATGTCGGAGGTATTCTTGAATTGGATGAAAATGGATGGCGCAACAAGAGGGTCTTCGATTTCTACTGGCAGAACTTCAAATCATTGACATCGACCTATCCAAAAGATCCCAAGCAGGGATTTGAGATCGAGAGAAAGAGCCGCTATTTCGGAATCAAAGACGTAGCCAATGCCGATACAACGAAGGTGAATGATTACCTGGATGCGGTTTCCCTGCTCTTTGCAAGCAAGTTCCTTTCCTCCGGACAAAAAAGGGTAGACAGTCTGATGACCACGGTGCCAGCAGTGAAGATCGAGGTCAGGGATATTGCCAACCGCAGCTTCACACTTGAATTATTTACACCTGGAAAACAGGACAATGAAGTCTACGGGCGCATGGCTGACGGTCAAATCCTTACCTTGGAGAAAAGTAAGGTAGCGGAGATTGTGAGACGAAAAGACTATTTCCTTATCAATAAGGGCAATTGA
- a CDS encoding polyprenyl synthetase family protein, which produces MPLRLDDIKAPIAKEMEEFEQKFRASMHTKVLLLDKIMNYIVKRKGKQMRPMFIFLSAGTCGQITESTFRGASLIELLHTATLVHDDVVDDSDYRRGFFSINALWKNKIAVLVGDFLLSRGLMLSIEHKEFELLSIVNQAVNEMSEGELLQMEKSRQLDISEDIYYQIIRQKTASLIASCCAVGASSVGASPEVTMKMKTFGQHIGMAFQIKDDLFDYGEDEIGKPLGIDIKEKKMTLPLIYALSKASWMEKRKIISIVKNESEKPKKVREVIDFVKKSGGIEYAKEAMDRYYKQALDILKDFPESVYKNSLMQLVEFTIQRVK; this is translated from the coding sequence ATGCCCCTACGCCTGGACGACATTAAAGCACCGATTGCTAAAGAGATGGAAGAATTCGAACAGAAATTCCGTGCTTCCATGCATACAAAGGTGCTTTTGCTCGACAAAATCATGAATTACATTGTCAAGCGCAAGGGTAAGCAAATGCGCCCGATGTTTATCTTTTTGAGCGCCGGCACCTGTGGGCAAATCACAGAATCCACTTTCAGGGGCGCCTCTCTTATAGAATTACTCCATACCGCCACACTCGTTCATGATGATGTTGTAGATGACTCCGATTATCGCAGAGGTTTTTTTTCTATTAATGCATTATGGAAAAATAAGATTGCTGTCCTTGTCGGAGATTTTCTCCTTTCGCGGGGACTTATGCTTTCCATTGAGCATAAAGAGTTTGAACTTCTCAGCATCGTCAATCAGGCGGTCAATGAGATGAGCGAAGGAGAGTTGCTCCAGATGGAAAAGTCCCGTCAGCTTGATATCAGTGAAGATATTTATTATCAGATCATTCGTCAGAAGACTGCTTCATTGATCGCATCCTGCTGTGCAGTAGGCGCAAGTTCTGTTGGTGCGTCTCCTGAGGTCACTATGAAAATGAAAACTTTTGGTCAGCATATCGGCATGGCATTCCAGATCAAGGATGACTTATTCGATTACGGTGAGGATGAGATCGGTAAACCTCTTGGAATTGATATAAAGGAAAAGAAGATGACCCTTCCTCTGATTTATGCTCTTTCAAAAGCTTCATGGATGGAGAAGAGAAAGATCATCAGCATCGTGAAGAATGAAAGTGAAAAACCAAAGAAGGTCCGCGAAGTAATAGATTTTGTAAAGAAGTCAGGCGGAATAGAATACGCAAAAGAAGCAATGGACCGGTATTACAAGCAGGCCCTTGATATATTAAAAGATTTTCCTGAGTCTGTTTATAAAAACTCCCTCATGCAACTGGTGGAGTTTACCATTCAGCGGGTAAAATAA
- a CDS encoding mechanosensitive ion channel family protein produces MTILGRMYAMDKQWEQVVFAVIVLGIAFLVGRIVRFIVGRFFKSAARKLKVDHTRYNFFKNASDFIILLIAVVIIFRSIPSLRLLGNTIMTGAGILAAIVGFASQQAFSNIISGIFLVIFKPFSVGDRIKVGQLYTGDVEDITLRHVVIKDFENKRIVIPNTVISNEVIVNSTITDEKICVFVELGISLEADIDLAQRIIQEEAVRHPLCIDNRNEIDLSKNEHQVMVRVMGFTELATQLRAYAWTNNPTDAFELKCDLNKSIKLRFDKEGIDMAIPLRMITYKDQLNALPK; encoded by the coding sequence ATGACTATTTTAGGGCGTATGTACGCAATGGACAAGCAATGGGAACAGGTGGTATTCGCAGTCATTGTGTTGGGCATTGCTTTTCTGGTGGGACGAATTGTTCGATTCATCGTTGGCAGATTTTTTAAATCTGCAGCCCGAAAGCTCAAGGTAGATCATACCCGATACAATTTCTTCAAAAACGCCAGCGACTTCATCATCCTGTTGATCGCAGTGGTGATCATTTTCCGCTCGATTCCAAGCTTAAGATTATTGGGCAACACAATAATGACGGGGGCAGGAATTCTTGCTGCCATAGTGGGTTTTGCTTCCCAGCAGGCATTCTCCAATATCATTAGTGGGATTTTCCTGGTGATCTTTAAACCTTTCAGCGTCGGTGACCGGATCAAGGTCGGCCAGCTTTATACAGGTGACGTGGAAGATATTACCCTTCGCCACGTCGTTATCAAGGATTTTGAAAACAAGAGAATCGTTATTCCCAACACCGTCATCAGCAATGAAGTTATTGTCAACTCGACGATAACAGATGAGAAGATATGTGTGTTTGTAGAACTCGGTATTTCGCTGGAGGCCGATATTGATCTGGCACAAAGAATAATTCAGGAAGAAGCAGTCCGGCACCCGCTGTGCATTGACAACAGGAACGAGATCGATCTTTCCAAGAACGAACATCAGGTCATGGTAAGGGTAATGGGATTTACCGAGCTTGCCACACAATTGCGCGCCTACGCATGGACCAATAATCCTACTGATGCCTTTGAATTAAAATGTGATCTTAACAAATCAATCAAATTGAGATTTGACAAGGAAGGCATCGACATGGCAATACCACTACGCATGATTACATACAAAGATCAACTTAACGCGTTACCTAAATGA
- the gldG gene encoding gliding motility-associated ABC transporter substrate-binding protein GldG, whose product MVNWGSKKFGDILLLAVGLMFAIVLNQLGSFYFFRADLTEEKRYTIKEPTKELLKSLEDDVYIEVYLEGDLNAPFRRLRKAVEETLQEFRIYSDNKIHFSFTDPALAIGQNAQREFMTSLASKGIQPMNIIDNKDGQRSEKLVFPGALVSYGGAEKGVMLLKGDRAQKSEEVLNQSIEGLEFQLASAIQVLSTADRKSIGFIRGHGELDSLNVAGLQNSLLESYDVFDVTLDKKPLPTEYDVLVIAKPTRQFSELDNYALDQYLLKGGKLLLMIDRLNAAMDSASGENYFSLPYPSGLEDQLFHYGVRINQNLIQDRVSMRYPIVTGIVDGKPQMTPIEWPFYPLINHYADHPITRHLDMSALKFVSSIDSVKAPGIKKTPLLYSSGYSRDMTAPVKISVADLRKEKPESFSQGPFVLAYLLEGKFSSLYKNRFLPEGADSTGFRSEGVHSKMIVVGDGDLARNDVRGGKPQPLGYDAFSRYTFANQELIMNMIAYLTDEAGLISTRNKEVKVRPLDKEKIKNSRFSLQLLNLVLPIVAIALFGIVKIYVRRRKYGSFDKTEVKTDR is encoded by the coding sequence ATGGTAAACTGGGGAAGCAAGAAGTTTGGCGATATTCTTTTGCTGGCCGTTGGCCTGATGTTTGCCATCGTGCTGAATCAATTGGGATCATTCTATTTCTTCAGAGCCGATCTTACCGAAGAAAAAAGGTATACAATAAAGGAGCCTACAAAGGAATTGTTGAAATCCCTTGAAGACGATGTTTATATAGAAGTTTACCTTGAAGGTGATCTCAATGCGCCTTTCAGAAGACTCAGAAAGGCTGTAGAAGAGACGCTTCAGGAGTTCAGAATCTACTCAGACAATAAAATCCATTTCAGCTTTACAGATCCCGCGCTTGCGATCGGTCAGAATGCCCAGCGTGAATTCATGACTTCGCTGGCTTCAAAAGGAATTCAACCAATGAACATCATCGACAATAAAGATGGTCAGCGTTCTGAGAAACTTGTATTCCCAGGGGCATTGGTTTCTTATGGCGGTGCAGAAAAAGGTGTCATGTTATTAAAAGGAGATCGTGCCCAGAAATCAGAGGAGGTTCTGAATCAATCTATTGAAGGATTGGAATTTCAGTTAGCCAGTGCAATCCAGGTTTTATCAACGGCCGACAGAAAGAGTATTGGTTTTATCCGGGGTCACGGAGAATTGGATAGTCTCAATGTGGCAGGCTTGCAGAACAGTCTACTGGAATCATATGACGTCTTCGATGTTACACTCGATAAAAAACCTTTGCCGACGGAGTATGATGTTCTGGTCATTGCAAAACCAACACGCCAGTTTTCGGAATTGGATAATTATGCATTGGATCAGTACCTGCTAAAAGGAGGGAAGCTACTGCTCATGATTGACAGGTTGAATGCAGCGATGGATAGTGCTTCAGGCGAAAATTATTTTTCGTTGCCGTATCCATCCGGTCTGGAAGATCAGTTATTTCATTATGGCGTGAGGATCAATCAGAACCTGATTCAGGATCGTGTGTCCATGAGGTATCCGATTGTAACGGGTATTGTTGATGGCAAACCTCAAATGACTCCCATTGAGTGGCCATTCTATCCACTGATCAACCATTATGCCGATCATCCGATTACCAGGCATCTCGACATGAGTGCCTTGAAGTTTGTCAGCAGCATAGATTCTGTCAAAGCTCCAGGAATTAAAAAGACTCCGTTACTGTATTCGTCAGGATATTCAAGAGATATGACTGCGCCTGTGAAAATAAGTGTCGCCGATCTTCGTAAAGAAAAACCTGAAAGCTTTTCACAAGGACCATTTGTTCTCGCCTATCTGCTGGAAGGAAAATTCTCATCGCTATATAAAAACAGATTTCTTCCGGAAGGAGCAGATTCAACAGGATTCAGATCAGAAGGTGTTCATTCAAAAATGATCGTCGTCGGTGATGGCGATCTGGCACGCAATGATGTTCGTGGAGGCAAACCTCAGCCACTGGGTTATGACGCATTCTCCCGGTATACTTTTGCCAATCAGGAATTGATTATGAATATGATCGCCTACCTGACAGATGAAGCGGGATTGATCAGCACACGCAATAAGGAGGTGAAAGTTCGTCCTTTGGATAAAGAAAAGATCAAGAACAGCAGATTCTCACTTCAGCTTTTAAACCTTGTGTTGCCTATCGTTGCTATTGCGCTTTTTGGAATAGTAAAGATCTATGTGCGAAGGCGTAAGTACGGAAGCTTTGACAAGACAGAAGTAAAGACCGATCGATAG
- the gldA gene encoding gliding motility-associated ABC transporter ATP-binding subunit GldA, translating into MSIKVSNLTKQYGSQKAVDQISFSVNEGEIVGFLGPNGAGKSTTMKIMTGFLPPTLGTVEVGGKNVMDYPMDVKQMTGYLPEHNPLYLDMYVHEYLTFMAGIYGLKSSSRKDRVIEMVGLCGLNEEQNKRIGMLSKGYRQRVGLAQALIHNPKVLVLDEPTSGLDPNQLIEIRNLIKTISKNKTVLFSTHILQEVEALCDRVIVINKGHIVADDRLENLLQGGGNYLIVEFANQISRDELMLVKGVEQVEHIENFKFRIRSQAGSDIRPLLVSLAVEKNLSLIGLKKEENSLESIFGQLTTSEEKKQPA; encoded by the coding sequence ATGTCAATTAAAGTCTCCAACCTCACCAAACAGTACGGCTCCCAGAAAGCTGTTGACCAGATCTCTTTTTCAGTTAATGAGGGAGAAATCGTAGGTTTTCTTGGTCCCAATGGTGCGGGCAAATCCACCACCATGAAGATCATGACAGGATTTCTTCCCCCGACCCTGGGAACTGTCGAGGTGGGCGGCAAAAATGTGATGGACTATCCAATGGACGTCAAACAGATGACGGGATACCTACCTGAGCACAATCCCCTTTACCTGGATATGTATGTTCATGAATACCTGACATTCATGGCTGGCATTTATGGACTAAAGTCTTCTTCCAGGAAAGACCGTGTTATAGAAATGGTAGGTCTTTGTGGTTTGAATGAAGAGCAGAATAAAAGGATCGGAATGCTGTCTAAAGGTTATCGCCAACGCGTAGGCCTGGCTCAGGCTCTCATTCACAATCCTAAAGTTCTGGTGCTGGATGAACCCACTTCAGGGCTGGATCCCAATCAGCTTATTGAAATCCGGAACCTTATTAAGACTATCAGTAAAAACAAGACAGTACTTTTTTCAACACACATCCTGCAGGAAGTGGAGGCGTTATGTGACAGGGTAATTGTGATCAACAAAGGACATATCGTGGCAGACGACCGGCTTGAGAATCTGCTGCAAGGTGGAGGAAATTACCTGATTGTCGAATTTGCCAATCAGATATCACGTGATGAGCTGATGCTTGTAAAAGGTGTTGAACAGGTTGAACATATTGAGAATTTTAAATTCAGAATCAGATCACAGGCAGGTTCTGATATCAGGCCATTGCTGGTTTCACTCGCTGTTGAAAAAAATCTCTCCCTTATTGGCTTGAAAAAGGAAGAGAATTCACTTGAATCAATATTTGGTCAGCTCACCACATCAGAAGAAAAGAAGCAACCGGCATGA
- the dnaN gene encoding DNA polymerase III subunit beta, which produces MKFIVNSSYLLKQLSYINGVITTNPVVPILENFLFEIDKSRLTVTASDLQTSMITEINVESKERGNIAVPARILLDTLKNLPDQPVTFSVDESTYSIELSSDNGRYKLSGENATDFPKVPSVSNDFSAQISSEVLARAINNTIFATSNDELRPAMTGVYVNLGEKNTTFVATDGHRLVRYRRTDVKSDSGNTIIIPRKALNLLKSTLPSENTDVTIDFNTSNAFFKFGNIRMICRLIDERFPDYENVIPSTSTIKMTISRADFLSSLKRISIYANKTTHQVRLKITGSQLQVSAEDLDFSNEANERLSCEHEGEDIEIGFNARFMIEMLSNLDTDQIKLNMSAPNKAGVILPVEKDKAEDILMLVMPVMLNQYV; this is translated from the coding sequence ATGAAGTTCATCGTTAACTCCAGCTACCTGCTGAAGCAACTCTCTTATATCAATGGCGTGATCACGACCAATCCGGTGGTTCCCATTCTTGAGAACTTTCTATTTGAGATCGACAAGAGCCGTTTGACCGTTACGGCGTCCGACTTACAGACCTCAATGATCACTGAGATCAATGTGGAATCCAAGGAACGCGGCAATATTGCTGTTCCGGCCCGCATCCTTCTTGATACCTTGAAGAACCTTCCTGACCAGCCAGTGACATTCTCTGTTGATGAATCAACGTACAGTATTGAATTGAGCTCTGACAATGGTCGTTACAAACTCTCCGGTGAGAATGCTACCGATTTTCCGAAAGTACCTTCTGTCAGCAACGACTTTTCTGCACAGATATCTTCTGAAGTATTGGCCCGTGCCATTAACAATACCATTTTCGCTACCAGCAATGATGAACTCAGACCTGCGATGACAGGAGTGTATGTTAACCTGGGAGAGAAGAACACAACATTTGTAGCAACCGACGGTCACCGTCTGGTGCGTTACCGCAGAACCGATGTTAAATCTGATAGCGGTAATACAATCATTATTCCCCGCAAGGCTTTGAATCTATTGAAGTCAACGCTGCCGTCTGAGAATACAGACGTTACCATCGACTTCAATACCTCTAATGCATTCTTCAAGTTTGGAAACATCCGTATGATCTGCCGCCTGATCGACGAACGTTTCCCGGATTATGAAAATGTAATTCCTTCTACCAGTACGATCAAGATGACGATCAGCCGCGCTGACTTCCTCAGCTCACTGAAACGTATTTCGATCTATGCCAACAAAACTACTCACCAGGTAAGGCTGAAGATCACAGGGAGCCAGTTACAGGTTTCTGCTGAAGATCTTGATTTCTCAAACGAAGCAAATGAGCGTCTGTCCTGTGAGCATGAAGGAGAAGATATTGAAATTGGTTTCAATGCACGTTTCATGATTGAAATGTTGAGCAATCTGGATACTGATCAGATCAAGTTGAATATGTCAGCACCAAATAAAGCTGGTGTGATTCTTCCTGTTGAAAAAGATAAAGCTGAAGACATCCTGATGCTGGTAATGCCGGTGATGCTGAATCAGTACGTATAA
- the corA gene encoding magnesium/cobalt transporter CorA, translating to MTKKKTLGIDSKNPSENHVILELIQYNDKDYGMQADIPVDELLTQFKSDHVNWINVDGLHDKSIVSKLGEHFCLHSLLVEDILSEHTPKAEEFDDHLFFTMKMLYSIKNGKIDYEQISFVLGKDFLLSFQEKEGDLFGPLRDRIKHSSGRVRTRKADYLLYRLIDVIVDNYYSVLDAVGQQIETVEDDIYKNPTDKEFQKIQKIKKELIYLRKALYPLRDALSKLTKDESGFIDQANYRYFADVYDHVVHLIDSLDTYKDLTSSLMDIHINTQNTRMNEVMKVLTVISTIFMPLTFIAGVYGMNFDNLPELHTRYGYPAVMIFMALIVFGMIRYFKYKKWF from the coding sequence ATGACAAAAAAGAAAACATTGGGTATTGATTCCAAGAATCCCAGCGAGAATCACGTGATCCTGGAACTCATCCAATATAATGATAAGGACTACGGCATGCAGGCTGATATTCCTGTAGATGAATTACTGACGCAGTTTAAATCGGACCACGTCAACTGGATCAATGTGGATGGGCTTCATGACAAGTCTATCGTATCAAAGCTCGGCGAACATTTTTGTCTCCACTCACTTCTGGTAGAAGATATTCTCAGCGAACACACACCCAAAGCAGAAGAATTTGATGATCATCTTTTCTTCACCATGAAAATGCTCTACTCCATTAAGAATGGAAAGATAGATTACGAGCAGATAAGTTTCGTTTTAGGAAAGGACTTCCTTCTCTCCTTTCAGGAAAAAGAAGGAGATCTGTTTGGACCACTACGGGATCGCATCAAGCATAGCTCAGGACGCGTTCGTACTCGAAAAGCAGACTATTTATTATATCGCCTGATTGATGTCATTGTTGATAATTACTATTCCGTTCTGGATGCAGTAGGTCAGCAGATCGAAACAGTTGAAGATGATATCTATAAAAATCCGACCGACAAAGAATTTCAAAAGATCCAGAAAATAAAGAAGGAGTTGATCTATCTGAGGAAGGCCCTTTATCCTTTGCGGGATGCTCTGAGCAAGCTCACGAAAGATGAGTCCGGTTTTATTGACCAGGCTAATTACCGGTATTTTGCAGATGTCTATGATCATGTGGTCCACCTGATTGACTCGCTGGATACCTATAAAGATCTGACATCAAGTCTTATGGATATTCATATCAACACGCAGAACACACGCATGAATGAGGTGATGAAAGTGTTGACCGTGATCTCAACGATATTTATGCCATTGACGTTTATTGCCGGCGTATACGGGATGAACTTTGACAATCTCCCGGAACTTCACACCCGCTACGGTTACCCTGCCGTAATGATTTTTATGGCCCTTATTGTTTTTGGTATGATCCGGTATTTCAAATACAAAAAATGGTTTTAA
- the gldF gene encoding gliding motility-associated ABC transporter permease subunit GldF — translation MSYIFFKEFNSFLNSLIGYLVMGVFLIVMGLLLWVFKDTSVLEYGYADMSTLFSFGPYVLIFLVPAITMRSFAEEKKMGTLELLMTKPLTEFDIVLGKFLASFVLVIVSLAPTLIYYFTLRGLGNPPGNIDTPGVFGSFIGMVLLGGVFCSIGILSSSLSTNQIVSFILAAFFCYVFYTGIDSMASLFTDGESSLLVKQLGIIYHYESLSKGLIDSRDLIYFLSIGGIMLLSTKTVLSSRSW, via the coding sequence ATGAGTTATATCTTCTTTAAGGAGTTTAATAGTTTTCTCAATTCCCTTATCGGGTATCTGGTCATGGGAGTTTTTCTCATTGTGATGGGATTGCTGCTGTGGGTTTTTAAAGATACTTCGGTGCTGGAATACGGATACGCTGATATGAGCACGCTGTTTTCCTTTGGTCCTTATGTACTGATCTTCCTGGTGCCAGCGATTACCATGAGAAGCTTTGCGGAAGAAAAGAAAATGGGCACTCTTGAATTATTGATGACCAAGCCGTTAACTGAATTTGATATTGTCCTTGGAAAGTTCCTGGCATCTTTTGTTCTGGTGATTGTCTCTCTGGCACCGACACTGATTTATTATTTCACGTTGCGTGGATTGGGAAACCCTCCCGGAAATATTGATACACCTGGCGTCTTTGGATCATTTATCGGAATGGTTTTACTGGGGGGTGTATTCTGTTCTATTGGAATATTATCTTCTTCTCTTTCCACAAACCAGATCGTATCATTTATTCTAGCCGCATTTTTCTGCTACGTTTTCTATACAGGCATTGATTCCATGGCTTCACTTTTTACGGATGGTGAAAGCTCATTGCTGGTAAAACAACTGGGTATCATTTATCATTATGAATCGCTTAGCAAGGGATTGATTGATAGTCGTGATCTCATTTATTTCCTAAGCATCGGTGGCATTATGCTGCTCTCCACTAAAACCGTTTTATCAAGCCGATCATGGTAA
- a CDS encoding redoxin domain-containing protein: MKILNTLIAVLISGCAVAQGYKIDIKVKGLKDTTAFLAYSYGETTYIRDTAKVNSTGAMTFDNKTRLPDGVYYFVLGKSRVFDFVVSEQQHFLLETSTADYIKNMKVIGDEDNKIFFENLLYNMQRHEEADPFIKVLKDSTASEEKKKEARAGFQKINDVVMAHQAEIIAKYPRTLSARMLKMTQPIEIPEPPKRADGSIDSSFQLKYYRAHFFDNMDLADEAFIHMQKPIYAEKVNEYLDKLFVQTPDSLMAAIEGLVPKVRKNQETYKYLLWLCIYKYQRPGIMGLDEVYVRLNDKYYQSGLMDFWVNDALKKNMKDQAEKLRGSLIGKTGANLIMQDQNFQQKSMYDIKKKYTVLYIFDPDCGHCRTETPKLVDFYNKNKLKFNVEVFAVSTDTSMVKMKNYMKEMKMTWITVNGPRSYVGPHSKLYYAEQTPAVYILDEKKKIIAKGLPVDKMEDFFINYEKFLQRKAVVKPKGT, encoded by the coding sequence ATGAAAATACTGAATACTCTTATTGCCGTTTTGATTTCAGGTTGCGCCGTCGCTCAAGGCTACAAGATTGATATTAAGGTTAAAGGCCTGAAGGATACCACTGCTTTCCTTGCATATTCCTATGGTGAGACCACTTATATAAGAGACACTGCAAAGGTCAATAGTACCGGCGCGATGACATTTGACAATAAAACGCGACTTCCGGATGGAGTTTATTATTTCGTTTTAGGCAAGTCTAGAGTTTTTGATTTTGTAGTAAGTGAACAGCAGCACTTTTTACTGGAAACCAGTACAGCAGACTACATAAAGAATATGAAAGTGATCGGGGATGAAGACAATAAGATCTTCTTTGAAAATCTCTTGTACAATATGCAGCGTCATGAAGAGGCTGACCCTTTCATTAAAGTATTAAAAGATAGTACCGCCAGCGAAGAAAAAAAGAAAGAGGCCCGCGCGGGTTTTCAAAAGATCAATGACGTTGTGATGGCGCATCAGGCTGAGATCATTGCAAAGTATCCAAGGACGTTATCAGCCCGCATGCTGAAGATGACGCAGCCAATTGAAATTCCCGAACCACCTAAAAGAGCGGATGGTTCTATTGATTCTTCCTTTCAGTTGAAATACTATCGTGCACATTTTTTTGACAACATGGATCTGGCGGACGAAGCTTTCATTCACATGCAGAAACCAATCTATGCTGAGAAAGTCAATGAATATCTTGACAAGCTTTTTGTACAAACACCTGACAGTTTGATGGCAGCTATTGAAGGGCTTGTTCCCAAGGTTCGCAAGAATCAGGAGACCTATAAATATCTGCTATGGCTTTGTATTTACAAATATCAAAGGCCTGGAATTATGGGGCTGGATGAAGTTTATGTCAGACTCAATGATAAATACTATCAGAGTGGATTGATGGACTTCTGGGTTAATGATGCTTTGAAAAAGAATATGAAAGATCAGGCTGAAAAGCTTCGGGGTAGTCTTATTGGTAAAACCGGTGCGAACCTGATCATGCAGGATCAGAACTTCCAGCAGAAATCAATGTACGATATCAAGAAGAAGTACACCGTACTTTACATCTTCGATCCAGACTGCGGTCATTGCAGAACAGAAACTCCGAAGCTGGTGGATTTTTACAATAAGAATAAGCTGAAATTCAACGTCGAGGTCTTTGCTGTGAGTACAGATACTTCGATGGTAAAGATGAAGAACTACATGAAGGAAATGAAGATGACATGGATTACAGTAAATGGTCCACGAAGTTATGTAGGTCCTCATTCAAAATTATACTATGCAGAACAGACACCCGCCGTATATATCCTGGATGAAAAGAAGAAGATCATCGCTAAAGGTTTACCGGTAGATAAAATGGAAGATTTCTTTATCAATTATGAGAAATTCCTTCAGCGCAAGGCGGTTGTCAAACCAAAGGGAACCTGA